A segment of the Aureliella helgolandensis genome:
TTCCAAGCTTCGTCTAGCTTGAGGCCATTTTCTCCAGTGACGCGAATGGGACGCATGTAGTTATGGGCTTGAAAACCGGTGGCGTACACCAGCACATCTACCGGATGATGCTTGCCATCGGTTGTTACGACGCCATCGGAAACAATCCGGTCGATCCCCTCGGTAACCAGCGAAACGTTAGGGCGCTGCAGCGCCTGATAGAATCCTTTCCCGAAAATCAAACGCTTGCAACCGGCTTTGAAATCGGGGCGAAGTCGCTTCCTCAATTCCGGATCTTTGACTTTCTTGTTCAAATGGTATTCGCACTGCCACTGAATCATCTTCAGCAACATTTGATTGCCAATCACGGCGCGATTGAACGTCCACTGAAAGAGCTTGCTGTAGCTGTACCGTAGCCAGTTGGCGTAGGCGGGCCACTTTCTCAGCCGGCTTTTCTGCGGGTTGCCATACCTTTTGTTGGGCATGGGGAAGATCCACTGCGGAGTCCGCTGAAAGAGACTCAGCTGCTTCGTCGAATCGGCAATGGCCGGCACAATTTGTACTGCGGTCGAACCGGTCCCGATAATGGCCACACGCTTGTCCTGGAGCGGCACGGAGTGATCCCAGCGAGCCGTGTGAAAACGGACGCCCTGGAAGTCGTCCATCCCCGGAATGTCGGGCATTTTGGGATGGTGCAATATACCGCAAGCGGACACGACCACATCGGCCGAATGAATTGCCCCGTCTTGGGTTCGTACGTTCCAGCGATCAGCTTCGAAAGTCGCCGAATCAACGACCGTTGAGAATCGAATGTAGGGAGCGAGTTGGTACTTAGCACAAACTCTCTCCAGATAGTCTTGGATTTCCCCTCCCGAAGCGAAACGCTGGCTGTATTCCGGGTTGGGTTCGAAAGAATAGGTATACATGTGCGCCGGCACATCGCACTTGAGGCCCGGATAAGTGTTCTCGCGCCACGTGCCACCAATCTTCTCTGCTTTTTCCAGAATGGTAAAGCTGCGTATACCCGCTTTGAGCAAGCGAATTCCCATCAACAGGCCTGACATGCCGCCACCAATGATGAGAATGCGCGGTGATCGCTCGGCTTGCCCGCCCGAGGACAAAGGTGCGGAACTGACATCGGAAAGGGAGGTTTGCATACCTAATTCGACCCAATTGCATAGTTGTTGGGGACAGGTCCAAGGCCTCTCGCTCTGTCTAATTAGCCACTTTTTCAGCGGCGACGGAGGAGCTAGCTACCCGACCTGTGAACGAGCAGCAGTCGCTTTTGCCTGGCGCGCGTGGTGAGGACGGCTTGTCGGCAGTCCTCCATGCTCAGGTGCTTAACTCGCTGGATAGCAAAACCTCTCCCTGGACGTCAAGATTAAGCCTGCTACACGCCGCAACGCATGGGGCGTCAGTTCGCGACAACCCGCTATTTCGACGGCTTTATCTACGCCTGACGTGCCTTACTTTTTCGCAATTCTCCCGGCAGCTGAGTGCGTTGTGACCGTCTCAGATCGGCGCACCTGAGCCGTCTCCTGGAAATCGCTACGTTTCCTCAATTGTTCCTCCCAGTAGCCGGCCATACCACCTCGTTCAATGCAGTCATTAATTGAACTATGCGAGCGCTGATTTTTGCCAGCATTGACCGCCCCCCCCACCGCTGGCTGAAGACTCGCTAATTCGGTACCGGCTCAGGTGAAGCATTTGTAACGGATTTCCGGTTGCCGACAGTAATCTGAGCGTTAGCATGCGGTTAAGGTGCGAAAGCGCTGCGTTCTAGCCTCCATGAATTCCTGTTCTGTTTTCTTATCGCATATTTTCTTCAGTTAGGGAAAAGGTGTCACGTATGTCCAATTCGTATTCTCAAAGACGAGAAGCATTCACGCTCGTCGAATTGTTAGTTGTGATTGCCATCATTGGCATCCTGGTTGGTCTATTGTTACCCGCAGTGCAAGCGGCCCGAGAAGCGGCACGGCGCATGCAGTGTTCCAATAATCTCAAGCAGTATGGCCTGGCAATTCACAACTATTCCGATGTTTATAACGCCATTGCCCCACGCCGTGGTGGAACGACTGGCGATATCAACGCTGACCCGAATCGGCAGTTCGCCAACTACTATCGCAAGAGCCCGTTCGTGCCGCTCATGCCGTTCATTGAGCAGAGCGCTCGATTCAATCAAATTGCGGCTGGTGGTTTTTCTGACGATGGAAGCCGTGTCATCGGTCCCGATGGCCCTGCCGGCTGGTATGCCGGCACAATTGGCACCACCGCCTACAAGCCGTGGTACCAACGAGATCCGAATGCCATCTGCCCTTCGGACACCCCTCCGGCGCAAAGCGCCTCCGGTAACAACAGCTATGCGTTTAGCCTGGGGGATACGATGATTAATCACAACAGTAACACCGTCAATATGCGTGGACCGTTTGGCGCCCCGTTGGCTGTCAAGAAGTTTGGAAGCATTTCAGACGGCTTGAGCAACACGGTGGCCATGAGCGAAAGAATCTACAGCGGGAATTTTGGTCTGCGGTCCACCGGTACCGATGACATCCGCAAGGGAACCGCAGTACTGGCCGACGTAAATACCAATCCAGGTGCCTGTCTATCGACTGCATTGGGACGGTACTACTCGCCATCGATCCAGGTCAAAGGTCGCTTCGGAGCACTTTGGACGGACGGTCAAGCGGAGCGGGTTGGTTTCACTACGATCCTGGGCCCTAACAAACCTTCCTGCGTGAACGACGCCAATGCAAACGCCGATTCCAATGGTGGAATCCTCAGTGCTAGCAGCAACCACACCGGTGGTGTGAACGCTAGCTTCATGGACGGTTCGATTCACTTTATCTCGGACAGCATTGACACGGGGAACACAGCGATGCCGCCGGTCACCTCGGGACCAAGTCCCTACGGTGCATGGGGTGCGCTGGGAACTATCGACGGTGGTGAGGTTTCCACTTCGATTGACTAAAAATTAGAATGGATCCTCAGGCAGCCTGCTCTAACTGAGCAGGCTGCCTATCTTTACGTACAAGCCCGACTGCAACACAGAACGTTATAAAACTTTAGGAAGCGGACGAATCGCATGAGATGCATGATTGCCGGAGTATTGATAGCGAGTTGCCTAGGCGGATTGGTGGGCTGTGCTCCATCGGATGATCGTCCAGCGCGAGCGCCGGTGAATGTGAAAGTCACCTACGATGGAAAGCCAGTCGAAGGAGCCGTGGTCACCTTCATGATTGCTGGCACCCCACCACCTGCCTTCGGTCGCACCGATACGCAGGGTTCTACTCAGTTGACCACATTTGAGAGTGGCGACGGAGCGATGCTGGGAACTCATACCATCACGATCACCAAGCAAGAGTTCGACGGAGTGGTCAAGGACGAAGGTTCGGTCGATGGCGACGACTACAAGCCATCGATTGGTTTCACTCCGCCA
Coding sequences within it:
- a CDS encoding flavin-containing monooxygenase, producing the protein MQTSLSDVSSAPLSSGGQAERSPRILIIGGGMSGLLMGIRLLKAGIRSFTILEKAEKIGGTWRENTYPGLKCDVPAHMYTYSFEPNPEYSQRFASGGEIQDYLERVCAKYQLAPYIRFSTVVDSATFEADRWNVRTQDGAIHSADVVVSACGILHHPKMPDIPGMDDFQGVRFHTARWDHSVPLQDKRVAIIGTGSTAVQIVPAIADSTKQLSLFQRTPQWIFPMPNKRYGNPQKSRLRKWPAYANWLRYSYSKLFQWTFNRAVIGNQMLLKMIQWQCEYHLNKKVKDPELRKRLRPDFKAGCKRLIFGKGFYQALQRPNVSLVTEGIDRIVSDGVVTTDGKHHPVDVLVYATGFQAHNYMRPIRVTGENGLKLDEAWKEDAYAHRSVAIPGFPNFFTVFGPYSPIGNYSAISVAEVQTNYLMQLIEKMRAGEFDCVTPKPTVTMQLLDKMHQAAKKTVWVSGCKSWYLNSKGLPPMWPWTFERYQHEMKTPDLSEFRVFSRAPDVVSKQPHVARAPVARPPGLVGVVDGQVPVVDLQTIEV
- a CDS encoding DUF1559 domain-containing protein, which translates into the protein MSNSYSQRREAFTLVELLVVIAIIGILVGLLLPAVQAAREAARRMQCSNNLKQYGLAIHNYSDVYNAIAPRRGGTTGDINADPNRQFANYYRKSPFVPLMPFIEQSARFNQIAAGGFSDDGSRVIGPDGPAGWYAGTIGTTAYKPWYQRDPNAICPSDTPPAQSASGNNSYAFSLGDTMINHNSNTVNMRGPFGAPLAVKKFGSISDGLSNTVAMSERIYSGNFGLRSTGTDDIRKGTAVLADVNTNPGACLSTALGRYYSPSIQVKGRFGALWTDGQAERVGFTTILGPNKPSCVNDANANADSNGGILSASSNHTGGVNASFMDGSIHFISDSIDTGNTAMPPVTSGPSPYGAWGALGTIDGGEVSTSID